Proteins co-encoded in one Armatimonadota bacterium genomic window:
- the radA gene encoding DNA repair protein RadA gives MERSRYVCQACGHTSAKWLGRCPGCGEWNTLTEEVVRAAPRAGRSPVAAAEPVSVAAGDLAQETRTSTGLAEVDRVLGGGLVAGSVVLVGGDPGVGKSTLLTLIAHRLAQTGRPVLYVTAEESVRQTRLRAERLGALAPTLLLLAETDLDAIAETVRRVRPAALVVDSIQTVYRGDVASAPGSVAQVRECAALLVRLAKDEGVATFLVGHVTKEGALAGPRVLEHLVDTVLYVEGDRHHTYRVLRATKNRFGPTNEIGVFEMTPAGLVEVLNPSAAFLSERPAGTPGSAVVCAMEGTRPILVEVQALVTPTHFGMPRRTASGVDYNRVVLLLAVLERRAGLRLADQDVYVSAAAGLTVEEPAADLGIALAVASSLRDRAVDPRTVLVGEVGLAGEVRTVPQLARRVAEAARLGFARVVVPARAAADLAVGLEVVGVRDLGEALGVLL, from the coding sequence GTGGAGCGCAGTCGCTACGTCTGCCAGGCGTGCGGGCACACCTCCGCCAAGTGGCTGGGGCGGTGTCCGGGGTGCGGGGAATGGAACACGCTCACCGAGGAGGTGGTGCGGGCCGCGCCCCGGGCGGGCCGATCGCCGGTCGCCGCCGCGGAGCCGGTGTCGGTGGCCGCGGGCGATCTTGCGCAGGAGACGCGCACGAGCACCGGCCTGGCCGAGGTCGACCGGGTGCTGGGCGGAGGGCTCGTGGCGGGCTCCGTGGTGCTGGTGGGCGGCGACCCCGGCGTCGGGAAGTCGACCCTGCTGACGCTCATCGCGCACCGGCTGGCCCAGACGGGCCGGCCGGTCCTCTACGTGACTGCCGAGGAGTCGGTGCGCCAGACCCGCCTGCGGGCCGAGCGGCTGGGCGCCCTGGCCCCGACGCTGCTGCTGCTGGCCGAGACCGACCTCGACGCCATCGCCGAGACGGTGCGGCGGGTACGGCCGGCGGCGCTCGTCGTGGATTCGATCCAGACCGTGTACCGCGGCGATGTGGCCTCGGCGCCGGGCAGCGTCGCCCAGGTCCGCGAGTGCGCGGCCCTCCTGGTGCGCCTCGCGAAGGACGAGGGCGTGGCGACCTTCCTCGTCGGGCACGTCACCAAGGAAGGTGCGCTGGCCGGCCCCCGGGTGCTGGAGCACCTGGTGGACACCGTGCTGTACGTGGAGGGCGACCGCCACCACACCTACCGGGTGCTGCGGGCCACGAAGAACCGGTTCGGTCCCACCAACGAGATCGGGGTCTTCGAGATGACCCCCGCGGGGCTCGTCGAGGTCCTCAACCCCTCTGCGGCGTTCCTGTCGGAGCGTCCGGCGGGCACGCCGGGCTCCGCCGTGGTGTGCGCCATGGAGGGCACACGACCCATCCTGGTGGAGGTGCAGGCCCTGGTGACCCCAACGCACTTCGGCATGCCCCGGCGGACGGCGTCGGGCGTCGACTACAACCGGGTGGTGCTGCTCCTGGCGGTGCTGGAGCGGCGCGCGGGGCTGCGGCTGGCGGACCAGGACGTCTACGTCAGCGCCGCCGCCGGCCTGACCGTCGAAGAACCGGCGGCCGACCTCGGCATTGCGCTGGCGGTCGCCAGCAGCCTGCGCGACCGCGCGGTGGACCCACGGACGGTGCTCGTCGGCGAGGTGGGCCTGGCGGGCGAGGTGCGCACCGTCCCGCAGCTCGCCCGGCGGGTCGCCGAGGCCGCCCGGCTGGGGTTTGCGCGCGTCGTCGTGCCCGCGCGGGCGGCGGCCGACCTCGCCGTCGGCCTCGAGGTGGTCGGCGTTCGCGACCTTGGCGAGGCGCTTGGGGTCCTGCTCTAG
- a CDS encoding DUF1573 domain-containing protein, which translates to MAEIGQGSFQHTVSEYLIRHRSILDVQSKLTESVARVNRAIAKCVTTCGCISIKAGKQRFPAEMSLAEVRSVVQTHVDGALCERCREIVETEIGTTLFYLAATASLLDLDLDAILRKEHERVATLGIFHLT; encoded by the coding sequence ATGGCTGAGATCGGTCAAGGCTCCTTCCAGCACACCGTCTCAGAATACCTGATCCGCCACCGCAGCATCCTCGACGTCCAGAGCAAGCTCACCGAGTCGGTCGCCCGCGTGAACCGCGCCATCGCCAAGTGTGTCACCACCTGCGGGTGCATCTCCATCAAGGCCGGCAAGCAGCGCTTCCCCGCCGAGATGAGCCTGGCGGAAGTCCGATCCGTGGTGCAGACGCACGTCGACGGTGCCCTGTGCGAGCGCTGCCGCGAGATCGTGGAGACCGAGATCGGCACGACGCTGTTCTACCTGGCGGCCACCGCCAGCCTGCTCGACCTCGACCTCGACGCCATCCTGCGCAAGGAGCACGAACGGGTCGCCACGCTGGGCATCTTCCACCTGACCTGA
- a CDS encoding TRAM domain-containing protein has translation MRDSVMRAVGALLGGVVGYQIAVVAGEYWPSVAAAGFRPQALGVIVGGLVGLLAVPPLSRAFVAAMAWVLRPLEGLSLHDLLLGGLGLGVGLMLALFVGYLLEGMPLIGPYVRLVAGLVLGYVGLHVALQRRDELAGILRRQGERPAGERRPARPKLLDTSVIIDGRIADICRAGFLEGPLLVPRSVLTELQRIADSADSVRRNRGRRGLDILNRLRRELESVQVIEDVGDALDVDAQLIALARAHDAWLVTNDFNLSKVAELQGVRALNVNELAQAVRPAVLPGEELTVQVIRDGKEAGQGVAFLDDGTMIVVEGGKRLIGETSEVVVTSVLQTSAGRMIFARPKSSEPTGSSSLPRR, from the coding sequence ATGCGGGACAGCGTGATGCGGGCGGTCGGTGCCCTGCTGGGGGGCGTGGTGGGCTACCAGATCGCCGTGGTGGCGGGCGAGTACTGGCCATCGGTGGCTGCTGCGGGGTTCCGCCCGCAGGCCCTGGGGGTGATCGTCGGCGGGCTGGTCGGCCTGCTGGCGGTGCCGCCGCTCTCGCGGGCGTTCGTCGCGGCCATGGCGTGGGTGTTGCGCCCGCTGGAAGGCCTCTCGCTGCACGACCTGCTCCTGGGCGGGCTGGGCCTGGGGGTGGGCCTGATGCTGGCGCTGTTCGTGGGCTACCTGCTGGAGGGCATGCCCCTCATCGGGCCGTACGTACGGCTGGTCGCCGGCCTCGTGCTGGGCTACGTGGGGCTGCACGTCGCTCTGCAGCGGCGCGACGAGCTGGCGGGCATCCTACGGCGGCAGGGTGAGCGACCCGCCGGGGAGCGTCGCCCGGCGCGTCCCAAGCTCCTGGACACCAGCGTCATCATCGACGGGCGCATCGCCGACATCTGTCGCGCAGGATTTCTGGAAGGTCCGCTGCTGGTGCCGCGCTCGGTGCTGACGGAGTTGCAGCGGATCGCGGACTCCGCCGACAGCGTGCGGCGCAACCGGGGCCGGCGGGGTCTGGACATCCTCAACCGCCTGCGGCGGGAGCTGGAGTCGGTGCAGGTGATCGAGGACGTGGGGGACGCGCTGGACGTCGACGCACAGCTGATCGCCCTGGCCCGGGCCCACGACGCCTGGCTGGTCACCAACGACTTCAACCTGAGCAAGGTGGCGGAGCTGCAGGGCGTGCGCGCCCTCAACGTCAACGAGCTGGCCCAGGCCGTGCGACCGGCGGTCCTGCCCGGTGAGGAACTGACGGTGCAGGTCATCCGCGACGGGAAGGAAGCGGGCCAGGGGGTGGCGTTCCTGGACGACGGCACGATGATCGTCGTGGAAGGCGGCAAGCGCCTCATCGGCGAGACCTCCGAGGTCGTGGTCACCAGCGTGCTGCAGACGTCGGCGGGGCGCATGATCTTCGCGCGCCCCAAGTCGAGCGAACCCACAGGGTCCTCGTCGCTGCCCCGGCGGTGA
- the ispD gene encoding 2-C-methyl-D-erythritol 4-phosphate cytidylyltransferase has product MREETAGAVVVAAGEGVRLGGSVPKPFLPLDGASVLDHALAAFVACPRIGPIVVVVAAGVVDEVRARLAGRVAAVVAGGPTRRASVAAGLAALEDVAWVVVHDGVRPFVTTDLIERVLAAAAATGAATPGLALTDTVKAVAGEWVRQTVDRSGLVAVQTPQAFRTALLRRAHAEVPLDAPVTDDAGLVERLGVPVRVVPGDPANLKITTQADYELARRYAARDPGGMRVGVGTDVHRLVPDRPLVLGGVRIPHPRGLDGHSDADVLTHAIIDALLGAAALPDIGRQFPPDDPQFRGADSLGLLARVVDQLGAAGWTVINVDAVVCAQAPRLAPYVEAMRDRLAETLGIAPARVGIKATTWEGLDAAGRGDGITAQAVALLQRRG; this is encoded by the coding sequence GTGCGTGAAGAGACCGCCGGCGCGGTCGTCGTGGCTGCCGGCGAGGGGGTGCGGCTGGGGGGATCCGTCCCCAAGCCGTTCCTGCCTCTGGATGGCGCCAGCGTGCTGGACCACGCGCTGGCGGCGTTCGTGGCGTGCCCGCGGATCGGCCCGATCGTCGTGGTGGTGGCGGCGGGGGTCGTCGACGAGGTGCGCGCCCGTCTCGCCGGTCGTGTCGCGGCCGTCGTCGCCGGCGGTCCCACGCGCCGTGCATCGGTCGCCGCGGGACTCGCCGCCCTGGAGGACGTCGCGTGGGTCGTGGTCCACGACGGCGTGCGTCCCTTCGTGACGACGGACCTGATCGAGCGCGTCCTGGCCGCGGCTGCCGCGACCGGTGCGGCGACGCCCGGGCTGGCCCTGACCGACACGGTGAAAGCCGTGGCGGGCGAGTGGGTGCGCCAGACCGTCGATCGTAGTGGGCTCGTGGCGGTGCAGACGCCCCAGGCGTTCCGCACGGCGCTGCTGCGCCGGGCGCATGCGGAGGTGCCGCTGGACGCGCCCGTCACCGACGACGCCGGCCTGGTCGAGCGGCTGGGCGTGCCGGTGCGCGTCGTGCCCGGTGATCCCGCGAACCTCAAGATCACCACCCAGGCGGACTACGAGCTGGCCCGGCGCTACGCAGCACGCGATCCCGGGGGGATGCGCGTCGGGGTGGGGACGGACGTGCATCGTCTGGTGCCCGACCGGCCGCTCGTGCTGGGCGGCGTGCGTATTCCCCACCCGCGCGGGCTCGATGGCCACTCTGACGCCGACGTGCTGACCCACGCCATCATCGACGCGCTGCTGGGTGCTGCGGCGCTCCCGGACATCGGCCGGCAGTTTCCTCCCGACGATCCGCAGTTCCGGGGCGCCGATAGCCTCGGCTTGCTGGCCCGGGTGGTCGACCAGCTGGGGGCCGCCGGATGGACCGTCATCAACGTCGACGCGGTGGTCTGCGCGCAGGCGCCCAGGCTGGCGCCCTACGTGGAGGCCATGCGCGACCGGCTGGCCGAAACGCTAGGGATCGCCCCCGCCCGCGTGGGCATCAAGGCCACGACCTGGGAGGGCCTGGACGCCGCCGGGCGGGGCGACGGCATCACGGCCCAGGCCGTGGCCCTCCTGCAACGACGCGGATGA